The stretch of DNA CGAAAAAGGTGACGCCATCACTAACTTTGATCTACGGTTAGTTCAACCCAATAAAACAGCGATCGATACGGCTGGGTTACACACGATTGAACACATGTTGGCTGGCTTATTGCGTGATCGCATGAGCGGCGTGATTGACTGTTCACCATTTGGTTGCCGGACTGGTTTCCATTTGATCACTTGGGGTGAACACAGCACGGAAGAGGTTGCTAAAGCTTTGAAGTTCTCGTTAGAATTCATTGCCGGTCCTGCTGAATGGAAAGACGTTCAAGGGACGACCATTGACAGTTGTGGGAACTACAAGGATCATTCTTTGTTCTCAGCGAAGGAATGGGCTAAATTGATCTTGTCACAAGGCATTTCATCTGACCCATTTGTGCGTAAAGTCGTAGAATAACGTTTAACTTGTTTTTGATAAAAGATGTGTTGATCAACATTTTGTTGG from Lactiplantibacillus brownii encodes:
- a CDS encoding S-ribosylhomocysteine lyase; translated protein: MAKVESFTLDHTKVLAPYVRKITVEHGEKGDAITNFDLRLVQPNKTAIDTAGLHTIEHMLAGLLRDRMSGVIDCSPFGCRTGFHLITWGEHSTEEVAKALKFSLEFIAGPAEWKDVQGTTIDSCGNYKDHSLFSAKEWAKLILSQGISSDPFVRKVVE